In Lysobacter firmicutimachus, one genomic interval encodes:
- a CDS encoding peptidylprolyl isomerase: MSLIANFDTDRGTIRVELAADKAPLTVANFVNLAQRGFYDGLNFHRVIANFMIQGGCPQGTGTGGPGYRFEDETRNGLTHQRGVLSMANAGPGTNGSQFFITHIVCDWLDGKHTVFGKVVEGLDVVDAVKQGDKIKSVKIEGDAAAALAAKADRVAEWNKILSA; this comes from the coding sequence ATGAGCCTGATCGCCAACTTCGACACCGACCGCGGCACCATCCGCGTGGAACTCGCCGCCGACAAGGCGCCGCTGACCGTCGCCAACTTCGTCAACCTGGCCCAGCGCGGCTTCTACGACGGCCTGAACTTCCACCGCGTCATCGCCAACTTCATGATCCAGGGCGGCTGCCCGCAGGGCACCGGCACCGGCGGCCCGGGCTATCGCTTCGAGGACGAAACCCGCAACGGCCTGACCCACCAGCGCGGCGTGCTGTCGATGGCCAACGCCGGCCCGGGCACCAACGGCAGCCAGTTCTTCATCACCCACATCGTCTGCGATTGGCTGGACGGCAAGCACACTGTGTTCGGCAAGGTCGTGGAAGGCCTGGACGTGGTCGATGCGGTCAAGCAGGGCGACAAGATCAAGTCGGTCAAGATCGAAGGCGACGCCGCCGCCGCGCTGGCCGCCAAGGCCGACCGCGTCGCCGAGTGGAACAAGATCCTGTCGGCGTAA
- a CDS encoding pyridoxal phosphate-dependent aminotransferase → MPQLARRIGRAKPSAIMQVAEKAKRLKAEGRDIISFSIGVPNFLPGEHVYAAVREALAKDSGQYGSNRGADALLDAFIEHMGKIGLTGYGRVNCATGIGAKHVIYNIAEALLDEGDTIAFPTPYWTSYLDIAEIVNAKIDLLPCPASQDYKLTPEQLDAALAKKPKVFLFNNPSNPTGMVYSKDEIDALAAVVAKHPDTWIITDDIYNRMVFDGLGYHNFVHSRPELRDRVIFIDSLSKTYGMPGWRVGFMAGPESVAQAVTTMNSNHITNVPEIVTAAAVAALSGPQDVPTQKCAEFQAKRDQVMAVMNAIPGVVCPRPQGAFYVFPDISVAFGKTHQPSGLKIGNDMDLCNALLETKGVACVPGSAFGEPRALRISYTCPTPQLAPGLQRFQEFFAELA, encoded by the coding sequence ATGCCCCAGCTCGCCCGGCGCATCGGTCGCGCCAAGCCCAGCGCGATCATGCAGGTTGCCGAAAAGGCCAAGCGGCTCAAGGCCGAAGGCCGCGACATCATCAGCTTCTCGATCGGCGTTCCCAACTTCCTGCCCGGCGAGCACGTCTACGCCGCGGTGCGCGAAGCGCTCGCCAAAGACAGCGGCCAATACGGCAGCAACCGCGGTGCCGACGCGCTGCTGGATGCCTTCATCGAGCACATGGGCAAAATCGGCCTGACCGGCTACGGCCGGGTCAACTGCGCCACCGGCATCGGCGCCAAGCACGTGATCTACAACATCGCCGAGGCGCTGCTCGACGAAGGCGACACGATCGCGTTCCCGACGCCGTACTGGACCAGCTATCTCGACATCGCCGAGATCGTCAACGCCAAGATCGACCTGCTGCCTTGCCCCGCCTCGCAGGACTACAAGCTCACCCCGGAACAGCTCGACGCCGCGCTGGCGAAGAAGCCGAAGGTGTTCTTGTTCAACAATCCCTCGAACCCGACCGGCATGGTCTATTCGAAGGACGAAATCGACGCGCTGGCCGCGGTCGTCGCCAAGCATCCGGACACCTGGATCATCACCGACGACATCTACAACCGGATGGTGTTCGACGGCCTGGGCTACCACAACTTCGTCCACTCGCGTCCGGAACTGCGCGACCGGGTAATCTTCATCGACTCGCTGTCCAAGACCTACGGCATGCCGGGTTGGCGCGTGGGCTTCATGGCCGGGCCGGAATCGGTCGCCCAGGCCGTGACCACGATGAACTCCAACCACATCACCAACGTGCCGGAGATCGTCACCGCCGCCGCGGTGGCCGCGCTGTCCGGTCCGCAGGACGTGCCGACGCAGAAGTGCGCCGAGTTCCAGGCCAAGCGCGACCAGGTCATGGCGGTGATGAACGCGATCCCGGGCGTGGTCTGCCCGCGTCCGCAGGGCGCGTTCTACGTGTTCCCGGACATCAGCGTCGCCTTCGGCAAGACCCACCAGCCCAGCGGCCTGAAGATCGGCAACGACATGGACCTGTGCAACGCCCTGCTGGAAACCAAGGGCGTGGCCTGCGTGCCCGGTTCGGCGTTCGGCGAGCCGCGCGCGCTGCGCATCAGCTACACCTGTCCGACCCCGCAGCTGGCCCCCGGCCTGCAGCGCTTCCAGGAATTCTTCGCCGAGCTCGCCTGA
- a CDS encoding glutaredoxin family protein: MRVTTVLWIVLAAAVGIGGAKALKSGSLAGLFSSRPAELQPDDPRRSTGDKRIVMLAAEWCGYCEKLRKDFELAEVRYRIIDIDTPEGQRAMSAVGARGVPVTIVGQDIVYGYNMDEIKQRLEPLGYRL, from the coding sequence ATGCGTGTCACCACCGTGCTCTGGATCGTTCTGGCGGCCGCCGTCGGCATCGGCGGCGCCAAGGCGCTCAAGTCCGGCAGCCTCGCCGGCCTGTTCTCTTCGCGTCCGGCCGAACTGCAGCCGGACGACCCGCGCCGCAGCACCGGCGACAAGCGCATCGTGATGCTCGCCGCGGAGTGGTGCGGTTATTGCGAGAAGCTGCGCAAGGACTTCGAGCTGGCCGAGGTGCGCTACCGCATCATCGACATCGACACGCCCGAGGGCCAGCGCGCGATGAGCGCGGTCGGCGCGCGCGGCGTGCCGGTGACCATCGTCGGCCAGGACATCGTCTACGGCTACAACATGGACGAGATCAAGCAGCGGCTGGAGCCGCTGGGCTACCGCCTGTAA
- a CDS encoding malate dehydrogenase encodes MKTPVRVAVTGAAGQIGYALLFRIASGEMLGKDQPVILQMLELPLEKAQAALKGVMMELEDCAFPLLAGMVGTDDPMVAFKDADYALLVGAMPRGPGMERKDLLLKNAEIFTVQGKALNDVASRNVKVLVVGNPANTNAYIAMKSAPDLPAKNFTAMLRLDHNRALSQLAAKAGVAVADIKNMVVWGNHSPTMYPDYRFATVGGQSLKDKINDADWNANTFIPVVGKRGAAIIEARGLSSAASAANAAIDHMRDWALGSHGEWVTMGVPSDGSYGIPEGVMYGVPVITANGEYTRVEGLDVDAFSRAAMDKTLAELEEERAGVAHLLG; translated from the coding sequence ATGAAGACTCCCGTCCGCGTTGCCGTTACCGGTGCTGCCGGCCAGATCGGCTATGCCCTGCTGTTCCGCATCGCTTCCGGCGAAATGCTCGGCAAGGACCAGCCGGTCATCCTGCAGATGCTGGAACTGCCGCTGGAGAAGGCCCAGGCCGCGCTCAAGGGCGTGATGATGGAGCTGGAAGACTGCGCCTTCCCGCTGCTGGCCGGCATGGTCGGCACCGACGATCCCATGGTCGCGTTCAAGGACGCCGACTATGCCCTGCTGGTCGGCGCGATGCCGCGCGGCCCGGGCATGGAGCGCAAGGACCTGCTGCTGAAGAACGCCGAGATCTTCACCGTGCAGGGCAAGGCCCTGAACGACGTCGCCTCGCGCAACGTCAAGGTGCTGGTGGTGGGCAACCCGGCCAACACCAACGCCTACATCGCCATGAAGTCGGCGCCGGACCTGCCGGCCAAGAACTTCACCGCGATGCTGCGCCTGGACCACAACCGCGCGCTGTCGCAGCTGGCCGCCAAGGCCGGCGTCGCCGTCGCCGACATCAAGAACATGGTGGTGTGGGGCAACCACAGCCCGACCATGTACCCGGACTATCGCTTCGCCACCGTCGGCGGCCAGTCGCTGAAGGACAAGATCAACGACGCCGACTGGAACGCCAACACCTTCATCCCGGTGGTCGGCAAGCGCGGCGCGGCGATCATCGAAGCGCGCGGCCTGTCCTCGGCCGCCTCGGCCGCCAACGCCGCCATCGACCACATGCGCGACTGGGCGCTGGGCAGCCACGGCGAGTGGGTGACCATGGGCGTGCCGTCCGACGGCAGCTACGGCATTCCGGAAGGCGTGATGTACGGCGTGCCGGTGATCACCGCCAACGGCGAATACACCCGCGTCGAAGGCCTGGACGTCGACGCGTTCAGCCGCGCCGCGATGGACAAGACCCTGGCCGAGCTGGAAGAAGAGCGCGCCGGCGTCGCCCACCTGCTGGGCTGA
- a CDS encoding response regulator transcription factor, producing the protein MSDALRLLIADDHPMFRAALRHALGEVLPGAGIVEVASQSALEAAVAGGEAFDLAMLDLMMPGAMGFSSLVFARGQRPELPVVIISSNEHPRTIRRAQQFGASGFVPKSAPASVLGEAVTAVLAGKVWFPPLQAERDEGDAQLADRLAQLTPQQLRVLMRLADGLLNKQIAYELSLAENTVKIHVTAILRKLGCHSRTQAAVLVKGLSLEEESGGLHDQGNALR; encoded by the coding sequence ATGAGCGACGCGCTGCGCCTGTTGATCGCCGACGACCACCCGATGTTCCGGGCGGCGCTGCGGCATGCGCTGGGCGAAGTGCTGCCCGGCGCGGGCATCGTCGAAGTGGCCAGCCAGAGCGCGCTGGAGGCGGCCGTCGCCGGCGGCGAAGCCTTCGACCTGGCCATGCTCGACCTGATGATGCCGGGCGCGATGGGCTTTTCCTCGCTGGTGTTCGCGCGCGGCCAGCGGCCGGAACTGCCGGTGGTGATCATCTCCTCCAACGAGCACCCGCGCACGATCCGACGCGCGCAGCAGTTCGGCGCGTCCGGCTTCGTGCCCAAGTCGGCCCCGGCCAGCGTGCTCGGCGAAGCGGTGACCGCGGTGCTGGCCGGCAAGGTCTGGTTTCCGCCGCTGCAGGCCGAGCGCGACGAAGGCGACGCCCAGCTCGCCGACCGCCTGGCCCAGTTGACCCCGCAGCAGTTGCGGGTGCTGATGCGCCTGGCCGACGGCCTGCTCAACAAGCAGATCGCCTACGAACTGTCGCTGGCCGAAAACACGGTCAAGATCCACGTCACCGCGATCCTGCGCAAACTCGGCTGCCACTCGCGCACCCAGGCCGCGGTGCTGGTCAAGGGCCTTTCGCTGGAAGAGGAAAGCGGCGGCCTGCACGATCAGGGCAACGCGCTGCGCTGA
- a CDS encoding hybrid sensor histidine kinase/response regulator produces MLNHPRQLRNALWLILIVAGGLLSAWVAGRVAYSQALLRQAGEARALLGQRAQVIEQHIDRYRIMPAVLSLDPQLRATLANPNDRTQRQRANERLVQLNFANRTSTLTLIDAAGIGIAASNWNLANSNVGHSYAFRPYFQRAMAQGAGEFYAIGVTTHVPGHFIARAVHDERGGAVGAVAVKVELEDIRSDWSERGDLVLLSDANGVVFLSAHPQWRYRVLAPQTPAQQRELRLTRQYQGQRLQAAAFRVQREVGEGARVVRLRDPAMREPMLWQSLHLPRENWTLHLLRDTTPSLRTAWIARLVAAGAWLLMVSVVLLILQRNRIAALRLRSRQELEKMVELHAEALRNAGDGVVQAAQASLGESQSLEHLPQGISVVDAQLRLVAWNRRYAELFRYPPELLQVGRPIEDLIRYNARRGLLGNEPEEAIRRRLEHLQRGQPYLHERERPDGTVIEIRGNPMPDGGFVTSYADITAYKQAARDLRSLADSLERGIEQRTRDLQAAKGEAERANRYKTRFVAAAVHDLLQPLNAARMYLSSLRRRVDPDSRELADRIEAALTAQDDILSSLLDISRLESGALEVRRGALPLARVFDAIEGQFRILAESHGLRLHCIASSAIVDSDEVLLRRIVQNFLSNALQFTPRAGRIVLGARRLRDGVRIEIWDTGPGIPEAKRELIFEEFQRLDVGVEAPARGAGLGLAIVRRVAQLLDHRIAVRSWPGRGSVFSVEVPYARQAPAEAAAMPASAAAPEPNSALHGRRVWVVDDDPHSRQAAQGLLADWGCAVEAAGSAAEARARAVGAPMPEVLLLDYRLGESTGFELAAQLEALWQRLPPVVLMSADADPGLRPRASERGWHFLPKPLKPAALRALAMRLLARGE; encoded by the coding sequence GTGCTGAACCACCCCCGCCAACTCCGCAACGCCTTGTGGCTGATCCTGATCGTGGCCGGCGGACTGCTGTCGGCGTGGGTCGCCGGGCGGGTGGCGTACTCGCAAGCGCTGCTGCGCCAGGCGGGAGAAGCGCGGGCGTTGCTGGGGCAGCGGGCGCAGGTGATCGAGCAGCACATCGATCGCTATCGGATCATGCCGGCGGTGCTGTCGCTGGACCCGCAACTGCGCGCGACGCTCGCGAACCCGAACGACCGCACCCAGCGCCAGCGCGCCAACGAGCGTCTGGTCCAGCTCAATTTCGCCAACCGCACCAGCACGCTGACCCTGATCGACGCGGCCGGCATCGGCATCGCCGCCAGCAACTGGAACCTGGCCAACAGCAATGTCGGCCACTCCTATGCCTTCCGCCCGTATTTCCAGCGCGCGATGGCTCAAGGCGCGGGCGAGTTCTACGCCATCGGCGTCACCACCCACGTGCCCGGACACTTCATCGCCCGCGCCGTCCACGACGAGCGCGGCGGCGCGGTCGGCGCAGTCGCGGTCAAGGTCGAACTGGAGGACATCCGTTCGGACTGGAGCGAGCGCGGCGACCTGGTCCTGCTCAGCGACGCCAACGGCGTGGTGTTCCTCAGCGCGCATCCGCAATGGCGCTATCGCGTGCTCGCGCCGCAAACCCCGGCGCAGCAGCGCGAGTTGCGCCTCACCCGGCAGTACCAGGGCCAGCGCCTGCAAGCGGCCGCATTCCGGGTCCAGCGCGAGGTCGGCGAAGGCGCGCGGGTGGTGCGGCTGCGCGATCCTGCGATGCGCGAACCGATGCTGTGGCAGTCGCTGCACCTGCCGCGCGAGAACTGGACCCTGCACCTGCTGCGCGATACCACGCCGAGCCTGCGCACGGCCTGGATCGCGCGCCTGGTCGCCGCCGGCGCCTGGCTGCTGATGGTCTCGGTGGTGCTGCTGATCCTGCAGCGCAACCGCATCGCCGCGCTGCGGCTGCGCAGCCGGCAGGAACTGGAGAAGATGGTCGAGCTGCACGCCGAGGCGCTGCGCAACGCCGGCGACGGCGTGGTCCAGGCAGCGCAGGCCAGCCTCGGCGAAAGCCAGAGCCTGGAGCATCTGCCGCAGGGCATCAGCGTGGTCGACGCGCAACTGCGCCTGGTGGCCTGGAACCGGCGCTATGCCGAGCTGTTCCGCTACCCGCCGGAGCTGTTGCAGGTCGGCCGCCCGATCGAAGACCTGATCCGCTACAACGCCCGGCGCGGCCTGCTCGGCAACGAGCCCGAGGAGGCGATCCGGCGCCGGCTCGAACACCTGCAGCGCGGCCAGCCGTATCTGCACGAGCGCGAGCGCCCCGACGGCACGGTGATCGAGATCCGCGGCAATCCGATGCCCGACGGCGGCTTCGTCACCAGCTACGCCGACATCACCGCCTACAAGCAGGCCGCGCGCGATCTGCGCAGCCTCGCCGACAGCCTGGAGCGCGGCATCGAGCAGCGCACCCGCGACCTGCAGGCGGCCAAGGGCGAGGCCGAGCGCGCCAACCGCTACAAGACCCGTTTCGTCGCCGCGGCGGTGCACGACCTGCTGCAACCCTTGAACGCGGCGCGCATGTATCTGTCCTCGCTGCGCCGGCGGGTCGACCCGGACAGCCGCGAGCTGGCCGACCGCATCGAGGCCGCGCTGACCGCGCAGGACGACATCCTGTCCAGCCTGCTGGACATATCGCGGCTGGAGTCGGGCGCGCTGGAAGTGCGCCGCGGCGCCTTGCCGCTGGCGCGGGTGTTCGACGCGATCGAAGGCCAGTTCCGCATCCTCGCCGAATCGCACGGGCTGCGCCTGCATTGCATCGCCAGCAGCGCGATCGTCGACAGCGACGAAGTGCTGTTGCGCCGGATCGTGCAGAACTTCCTTTCCAATGCGCTGCAATTCACGCCGCGCGCGGGCCGCATCGTGCTCGGCGCGCGGCGCCTGCGCGACGGCGTGCGGATCGAGATCTGGGACACCGGCCCGGGCATCCCCGAGGCCAAGCGCGAACTGATCTTCGAAGAGTTCCAGCGCCTGGACGTCGGCGTGGAGGCGCCGGCGCGCGGCGCCGGCCTGGGGCTGGCGATCGTGCGCCGGGTCGCGCAGTTGCTCGATCACCGCATCGCCGTGCGCTCCTGGCCGGGACGCGGCAGCGTGTTTTCGGTCGAAGTGCCTTACGCGCGGCAAGCGCCGGCCGAGGCCGCGGCCATGCCGGCATCCGCGGCTGCGCCCGAGCCGAACTCGGCGTTGCACGGCCGCCGGGTCTGGGTGGTCGACGACGACCCGCATTCGCGCCAGGCCGCGCAGGGGTTGCTCGCCGACTGGGGCTGCGCGGTCGAGGCCGCGGGCAGTGCGGCCGAGGCCCGGGCCCGCGCGGTCGGGGCGCCCATGCCCGAGGTGCTGTTGCTCGATTACCGGCTCGGCGAAAGCACCGGCTTCGAACTGGCCGCGCAACTGGAGGCGCTGTGGCAGCGACTGCCGCCGGTGGTGCTGATGTCGGCCGACGCCGACCCCGGCTTGCGCCCGCGCGCGAGCGAGCGCGGCTGGCATTTCCTGCCCAAGCCGCTCAAGCCGGCGGCGCTGCGCGCGTTGGCGATGCGCTTGTTGGCGCGCGGGGAATGA